From Erinaceus europaeus chromosome 9, mEriEur2.1, whole genome shotgun sequence, one genomic window encodes:
- the LOC103118702 gene encoding DNA-dependent metalloprotease SPRTN-like — MDEDLVLALPRQKERRLQAPELSWGQKRNEAQEGGQAGEQYEPPGPLSLVDASWELLDPTPDLQDLFVQYNNRFFWGQLREVEVKWSLRMTLCAGICSYEGKGGMCSIRLSEPLLKLRPRRDLVETLLHEMIHAYLFVTNNDKDWEGHGPEFCKHMHRINCLTGANITIRHTFHEEVDEYRRHWWRCNGPCQHSKPYYGYVRRAINRAPSARDCWWAKHQKTCGGTYIKIREPKNYSKKGKGKTKLGKDSISTGENKDKPHKDERQPLIPLSEKGYILRETNSSPSTGKFVTSHTISKSHDLLSQDHTANEIRPNFKTEVEIEQNGSNEKTSFVVSPLLNTSHQNVLSHNFLRVSVADQITFKGVDESPVKSLTVDDITKSSVSSHSRKRFKSSKISLRNSLKAVELTSVTTSQDGKGPEDKFPNKKPRLEDRHAFDIAFIKEEQSQSDGNDPKCSSHPVAENQKRGGSFRRYKVVYCPVCQNEVLESQINEHLDWCLEGDSIKAKS; from the coding sequence ATGGATGAGGACCTAGTTTTGGCACTCCCACGTCAGAAGGAGAGGAGGCTACAGGCGCCAGAGCTCAGTTGGGGCCAGAAGCGAAATGAGGCCCAGGAGGGCGGACAGGCTGGGGAGCAATATGAGCCCCCCGGCCCCCTGTCGCTGGTGGACGCGTCCTGGGAGTTGCTGGACCCCACCCCGGATCTGCAGGACCTGTTTGTGCAGTACAACAATAGGTTCTTCTGGGGCCAGCTCAGGGAGGTGGAGGTGAAGTGGAGTCTGCGGATGACCCTGTGTGCCGGGATATGCAGCTACGAAGGGAAGGGCGGGATGTGCTCCATTCGGCTCAGCGAACCCCTTTTGAAGTTACGACCAAGAAGGGATCTTGTAGAGACCCTGTTGCATGAGATGATACACGCCTATTTATTTGTCACTAATAATGATAAAGATTGGGAGGGGCACGGTCCAGAGTTTTGCAAACACATGCACCGCATCAATTGTCTGACTGGAGCCAATATAACAATACGTCACACTTTCCACGAGGAGGTGGATGAGTACCGGAGACACTGGTGGCGCTGCAATGGGCCCTGTCAGCACAGCAAACCCTATTACGGTTATGTCAGGCGTGCTATTAACAGGGCCCCCTCTGCCCGCGACTGTTGGTGGGCCAAGCACCAGAAAACTTGTGGAGGCACTTACATAAAAATCAGAGAACCCAAAAACTACTCAAAAAAAGGCAAAGGCAAGACAAAACTGGGAAAGGACTCCATATCAACAGGAGAGAATAAAGATAAACCCCACAAAGACGAGAGACAACCGTTAATCCCTTTGAGTGAGAAGGGATACATTCTAAGAGAAACAAACAGTTCACCTTCGACTGGAAAATTTGTCACTTCACATACCATCAGTAAAAGTCACGATCTTTTAAGTCAAGACCATACAGCTAATGAGATAAGACCTAATTTTAAAACTGAGGTGGAAATTGAACAGAATGGTTCAAACGAAAAAACGTCTTTTGTAGTTTCCCCTCTACTCAACACCAGTCACCAAAATGTTTTaagccacaactttcttagaGTATCAGTTGCTGACCAAATTACTTTCAAAGGTGTGGATGAATCTCCAGTGAAAAGTTTAACAGTTGATGACATCACTAAAAGTTCAGTATCTTCTCATTCTAGAAAAAGGTTTAAATCTTCTAAGATATCCCTAAGAAATTCATTAAAAGCAGTAGAATTGACATCTGTGACTACATCTCAGGATGGGAAGGGGCCTGAAGATAAATTCCCAAATAAAAAACCCAGGCTAGAAGATAGGCATGCTTTTGACATTGCGTTTATCAAGGAAGAGCAAAGTCAAAGTGATGGTAATGATCCAAAGTGTAGTTCACACCCAGTAGCTGAAAATCAGAAACGCGGTGGTTCATTCCGTCGCTACAAAGTGGTTTATTGTCCTGTTTGTCAGAATGAAGTTTTGGAGTCTCAAATTAATGAACACTTAGACTGGTGCCTTGAAGGTGATAGCATCAAAGccaaaagctga